One window from the genome of Pseudomonas sp. L5B5 encodes:
- a CDS encoding type 1 glutamine amidotransferase family protein — MPRAITLVTEDFADWETTLINATARAYYGFECRYASPGGANVTSMGGMRVMPDLALEDIDLGQLDLLMICGGTLWQSSQAPVIDDLLRQAHGRGIVLAGICDGTRVMAQAGILDRLKHTSNSAANLLAVNYGGAAHYQDVPHAVADQRVVTAPGSAPVSFMEQILRTLGIDDQNLRDYIALHAAQHRQQG, encoded by the coding sequence ATGCCTCGCGCCATCACCCTGGTCACCGAAGACTTCGCCGATTGGGAAACCACCCTGATCAACGCCACCGCCAGGGCCTACTACGGTTTCGAGTGCCGCTACGCCAGCCCCGGTGGAGCGAACGTCACCTCCATGGGCGGCATGCGGGTGATGCCTGACCTGGCGCTGGAAGACATCGACCTGGGGCAACTCGATCTCCTGATGATCTGCGGCGGCACTCTCTGGCAGAGCAGCCAGGCACCGGTGATCGACGACCTGCTGCGCCAGGCCCATGGACGAGGCATCGTGCTCGCCGGGATCTGCGATGGGACTCGTGTCATGGCCCAGGCCGGGATCCTCGATCGCCTGAAGCACACCTCGAATTCGGCGGCCAACCTGCTGGCGGTGAACTACGGTGGTGCCGCGCATTACCAGGATGTGCCCCATGCCGTGGCCGACCAGCGGGTGGTCACCGCGCCGGGCAGCGCCCCGGTGAGTTTCATGGAACAGATCCTGCGCACCTTGGGTATCGACGACCAGAACCTGCGGGACTACATCGCCCTGCACGCGGCTCAACACCGCCAGCAAGGCTAG
- a CDS encoding sugar kinase has product MNTSNPRIALIGECMIELQQRPDGSLQQSFGGDTLNSAVYLARELGPGALVDYVTALGDDSFSDAMCQGWAAEGIGLDKVQRLPGRLPGLYCIQTDERGERRFLYWRNEAAVRDCFNTPAAGVILEQLRDYDVLYFSGITLAVLGEAGRGRLLELLREARRRGAQVVFDNNYRPRLWASVEHARQAYRQVLEQVDLALLTLDDEQALFGHATAEVVLAAYPGLGEVVVKCGAEPCRVRCGEDLYQVPAQRVETVVDTTAAGDSFSAAYLAARLSGQEPVSAAEAGHRLAARVIQHPGALIPRHLV; this is encoded by the coding sequence ATGAACACCTCCAACCCGCGCATCGCCCTGATCGGCGAATGCATGATCGAACTGCAACAGCGGCCCGATGGCAGCCTGCAACAGAGCTTTGGCGGTGACACCTTGAACAGCGCCGTGTACCTGGCCCGGGAGCTGGGGCCAGGGGCGCTGGTGGATTACGTCACCGCCCTGGGCGATGACAGCTTCAGCGATGCCATGTGCCAGGGCTGGGCCGCCGAGGGCATCGGCCTGGACAAGGTCCAGCGCCTGCCTGGGCGGTTGCCGGGGCTGTATTGCATCCAGACTGACGAGCGTGGCGAGCGGCGTTTCTTGTACTGGCGCAACGAAGCCGCGGTGCGCGATTGCTTCAATACCCCGGCGGCCGGGGTGATCCTGGAGCAGCTGCGCGATTACGACGTGCTGTATTTCAGCGGCATCACCCTGGCGGTGCTGGGCGAGGCAGGTCGTGGCCGCTTGCTGGAACTGCTGCGCGAGGCGCGTCGACGAGGGGCGCAGGTGGTCTTCGACAACAACTATCGGCCCAGGCTCTGGGCGTCCGTGGAACACGCGCGCCAGGCCTACCGGCAGGTGCTCGAGCAGGTTGACCTGGCGTTGCTGACCCTGGACGACGAGCAGGCGCTGTTTGGCCATGCCACCGCCGAAGTGGTACTGGCCGCCTATCCGGGGCTGGGCGAGGTGGTGGTCAAGTGCGGGGCCGAGCCGTGCCGGGTGCGCTGTGGCGAGGATCTGTACCAGGTGCCGGCGCAGCGGGTGGAGACAGTGGTGGATACCACGGCGGCGGGTGATTCGTTCAGCGCCGCCTACCTGGCCGCGCGTTTGTCAGGGCAGGAGCCGGTGTCAGCCGCCGAAGCCGGCCACCGCCTGGCGGCCCGGGTGATCCAGCACCCAGGTGCCCTGATTCCTCGCCACCTGGTGTAG
- a CDS encoding amino acid deaminase: MSSASNLPLVQKGAAATGASLLKEVSLPALVLHRAALEHNIRWMQAFVSDSGAELAPHGKTSMMPGLFQRQLDAGAWGITLATAVQARAAYAHGVRRVLMANQLVGAPNMALVAELLAAGDFDFYCMVDHPDNVADLGAFFAQRGVTLKVMIEYGVVGGRCGCRSEQEVLELARAIQAQPALALCGIEGYEGVIHGDQAVTGIRQFADSLVRLAVDLHNDGLFAIERPIITASGSAWYDLIAESFETHNAKGRFLSVLRPGSYVAHDHGIYKEAQCCVLDRRSDLDEGLRPAMEVWAHVQSLPEPGFAVVALGKRDVAYDAGLPLPLRRYQAGAEAGSGDDVSGCKVTAVMDQHAFLTVASGVELRVGDIISFGTSHPCLTFDKWRVGLLVDEQLRVLENLETCF, from the coding sequence ATGTCTTCTGCTTCGAATCTGCCGCTGGTGCAAAAGGGCGCGGCCGCCACTGGTGCCAGCTTGCTCAAGGAGGTCAGCCTGCCGGCCCTGGTGCTGCACCGCGCGGCCCTGGAACACAACATCCGCTGGATGCAGGCGTTCGTCAGCGACAGCGGCGCCGAGCTGGCGCCCCATGGCAAGACCAGCATGATGCCGGGACTGTTCCAGCGGCAGCTGGACGCCGGCGCCTGGGGCATCACCCTGGCCACCGCCGTGCAGGCACGGGCGGCCTATGCCCATGGCGTGCGCCGGGTGCTGATGGCCAACCAGCTGGTGGGCGCGCCGAACATGGCGCTGGTGGCCGAGCTGCTGGCAGCCGGTGATTTCGACTTCTACTGCATGGTCGATCACCCGGATAACGTGGCCGACCTGGGGGCTTTTTTTGCCCAGCGCGGGGTCACCCTCAAGGTGATGATCGAGTACGGCGTGGTGGGCGGTCGTTGTGGCTGTCGCAGCGAGCAGGAGGTGCTGGAACTGGCGCGGGCGATCCAGGCCCAGCCGGCCCTGGCCCTGTGCGGCATCGAAGGTTATGAAGGGGTGATCCACGGCGACCAGGCCGTCACCGGCATTCGCCAGTTCGCCGACTCCCTGGTGCGCCTGGCGGTGGATCTGCACAACGATGGGCTGTTCGCCATCGAGCGGCCGATCATCACCGCCTCGGGCTCGGCCTGGTACGACCTGATCGCCGAGTCCTTCGAGACCCACAACGCCAAGGGGCGATTCCTCAGCGTGTTGCGTCCGGGCAGCTATGTGGCCCATGACCATGGGATCTACAAAGAGGCCCAATGCTGTGTGCTGGACCGGCGCAGCGACCTGGACGAAGGCCTGCGTCCGGCGATGGAGGTCTGGGCCCACGTGCAGTCGCTGCCGGAGCCCGGGTTCGCCGTGGTGGCTCTGGGCAAGCGTGATGTGGCCTACGACGCCGGCCTGCCGCTGCCGTTGCGGCGCTACCAGGCTGGGGCCGAGGCTGGCAGCGGGGATGACGTCAGTGGTTGCAAGGTCACCGCCGTGATGGATCAGCACGCCTTCCTGACGGTGGCCTCGGGGGTGGAACTGCGGGTGGGGGATATCATCTCCTTCGGCACGTCCCATCCGTGCCTGACCTTCGACAAGTGGCGCGTTGGTTTGCTGGTGGACGAGCAGTTGCGGGTCCTGGAAAACCTCGAGACCTGCTTCTGA
- a CDS encoding PAS domain-containing sensor histidine kinase, which yields MNGSHHGSEAATLIARLDWTTTALGDSGQWPQSLRTAVDIVIHSPMPMLLLWGGELTQIYNDGFALLAGNKHPQAFGQPAHLIWPELMDFTDPIYRAVLNGQVRTFSEQRFSLQRTNGSAYELWLDLTYSPIRNEHGDVAGILVTAIETNERRRTALELKQRSDDSLRAQHETEERLQLALAATDAVGTWDWDIGEDRFIADAHFAQLHGIDPQRSRQLPISEYLKGVHPEDRGMVARSIKHCITHGSEYAEEYRLQMADGQVRWVFARGRCYKDHHGRPTRFLGAALDLTERKQMEQALRQGQTELQLIINAMPALIGYVDHEERFRLNNSAYLDWYGLTPQELYGKTIREVVGEEIYAARADKIAAALSGRPCSFEANSPDREGRPRHALTRYLPRYGADGAINGFYIFVNDETERRQTEEALRNLNETLEERVNRRTEALATANQRLQNEMFERERAEDALRHAQKMEAVGQLTGGIAHDFNNMLTGIIGSLDLMQRYIDNGRSSEIGRFTDAAMSSAKRAASLTHRLLAFSRRQSLDRQPLDPNQLVRSLQDLFNHTKGEHIELQLQLADGIWPVSTDASQLENALLNLVINARDAMPDGGRLLIETANSYLDGSDISTLEPVKAGDYVMLGVSDNGAGMSPRILAKAFDPFFTTKPIGQGTGLGLSMIYGFAQQSGGHVTINSEPDQGTSVRLYLPRLHTAPLAPEQPQSSGEPPQAVAGECVVVVEDDPAVRMLVLNVLNELGYRAFEAEDARCALPFLESSMRVDLLVTDVGLPGMNGRQLAEIARQHRPGLKVLFMTGYAEKAAERQGFLEPGMDLMAKPFSIEELAQKIRRMIGREPANQA from the coding sequence ATGAATGGCTCCCACCACGGCAGCGAAGCCGCCACCCTGATTGCCCGCCTGGACTGGACCACCACGGCCCTGGGCGATTCCGGGCAATGGCCGCAGAGCCTGCGCACCGCCGTGGACATCGTGATCCATTCGCCCATGCCGATGCTGCTGCTCTGGGGTGGCGAGCTGACGCAGATCTACAACGACGGCTTCGCCCTGCTGGCGGGCAACAAGCACCCCCAGGCCTTCGGCCAGCCGGCACACCTGATCTGGCCGGAACTGATGGACTTCACCGATCCCATCTACCGCGCCGTACTCAACGGCCAGGTACGCACCTTCAGCGAGCAGCGCTTTAGCCTGCAACGCACCAATGGCAGCGCCTACGAGCTGTGGCTGGACCTGACCTACAGCCCGATCCGCAACGAACACGGCGATGTCGCCGGGATCCTGGTCACTGCCATCGAAACCAACGAACGCCGACGCACTGCCCTGGAACTCAAGCAGCGCTCCGACGATAGCCTGCGGGCCCAGCACGAAACCGAAGAGCGCCTGCAACTGGCCCTGGCCGCCACCGACGCCGTGGGCACCTGGGACTGGGACATCGGCGAGGATCGCTTCATCGCCGACGCGCATTTCGCCCAGTTGCACGGCATCGACCCCCAGCGCTCGCGGCAACTGCCCATCAGCGAGTACCTCAAGGGTGTACACCCCGAAGACCGCGGCATGGTGGCCCGCAGCATCAAGCACTGCATCACCCACGGTAGCGAATACGCCGAGGAGTACCGCCTGCAAATGGCTGACGGCCAGGTACGCTGGGTCTTTGCCCGGGGCCGCTGCTACAAGGATCATCACGGCCGGCCAACGCGCTTTCTCGGGGCCGCCCTGGACCTCACCGAACGCAAGCAGATGGAACAAGCACTGCGCCAGGGCCAGACCGAGCTGCAGTTGATCATCAACGCCATGCCGGCGCTGATCGGCTACGTCGACCACGAGGAACGCTTTCGCCTGAACAACAGCGCCTACCTGGACTGGTACGGCCTGACGCCCCAGGAGCTGTACGGCAAGACCATCCGCGAAGTGGTGGGTGAAGAGATCTACGCCGCACGCGCCGACAAGATCGCCGCCGCGCTGTCGGGCAGGCCGTGCAGCTTCGAAGCCAACTCACCGGATCGCGAAGGTCGCCCGCGCCATGCCCTGACCCGTTATCTGCCGCGCTACGGCGCCGACGGGGCGATCAACGGCTTTTACATCTTCGTCAACGACGAGACCGAGCGCCGGCAGACCGAGGAAGCCTTGCGCAACCTCAATGAAACCCTGGAAGAGCGGGTCAATCGCCGCACCGAGGCACTGGCTACCGCCAACCAGCGCCTGCAGAACGAGATGTTCGAGCGCGAACGCGCCGAAGATGCCCTGCGCCATGCGCAGAAAATGGAAGCCGTGGGCCAGCTGACGGGCGGCATCGCCCACGACTTCAACAACATGCTCACCGGCATCATCGGCAGCCTGGACCTGATGCAGCGCTACATCGACAACGGCCGCAGCAGCGAGATAGGACGCTTCACCGACGCCGCCATGTCCTCGGCCAAGCGCGCCGCTTCACTGACCCATCGCCTGCTGGCCTTTTCCCGCCGCCAGTCGCTGGACCGCCAGCCACTGGACCCCAACCAGCTGGTACGTTCGCTGCAGGACCTGTTCAACCACACCAAGGGCGAACACATCGAACTGCAGTTGCAACTGGCCGACGGCATCTGGCCGGTGAGCACCGATGCCAGCCAGCTGGAAAACGCCCTGCTCAACCTGGTGATCAACGCCCGCGACGCCATGCCCGACGGTGGCCGGCTGCTGATCGAAACCGCCAACAGCTACCTGGACGGCAGCGACATCAGCACCCTGGAGCCGGTCAAGGCCGGCGACTACGTGATGCTCGGCGTCAGCGACAACGGCGCCGGCATGAGCCCGCGGATCCTGGCCAAGGCCTTCGACCCGTTCTTCACCACCAAGCCCATCGGCCAGGGCACGGGCCTGGGCCTGTCGATGATCTACGGCTTCGCCCAGCAGTCCGGCGGCCACGTGACCATCAACAGCGAACCGGACCAGGGCACCAGCGTGCGCCTGTACCTGCCGCGCCTGCACACCGCGCCGCTGGCGCCCGAGCAACCACAGAGCAGCGGCGAGCCGCCCCAGGCCGTCGCCGGGGAATGCGTGGTGGTGGTCGAGGACGATCCGGCGGTGCGCATGCTGGTGCTCAATGTGCTGAACGAACTGGGTTATCGCGCCTTCGAGGCCGAAGACGCCCGCTGCGCCCTGCCCTTCCTGGAATCGTCGATGCGTGTCGACCTGCTGGTAACCGACGTTGGCCTGCCGGGGATGAACGGCCGGCAACTGGCGGAAATCGCCCGCCAGCATCGTCCTGGGCTCAAGGTGCTGTTCATGACCGGTTATGCAGAAAAGGCCGCCGAGCGCCAGGGGTTCCTGGAACCGGGCATGGACCTGATGGCCAAGCCGTTTTCCATCGAGGAACTGGCGCAGAAGATTCGTCGGATGATCGGCCGCGAGCCTGCGAATCAGGCATAA
- a CDS encoding RtcB family protein → MTQVPLKRIQHKLARSGVAIERLNSNSLSISSINDAGLKADLLLPEGFAIEEKAILQLMDFARVAHPHGGEVKCACATPDFHTGSSIPVGSVIVTSHDLVVPQAIGTDINCGMRLHKLGLDYEQFMAQKAKWTALVRGDLLEGTRNIPTSPLAMSALFEAGLGDFWTQVRQQAPEGLFAGADFAQLQRELAGLHESSFARGRAAYGPEALQDRSRQVLRDPGLGSLGGGNHFVEIQVVTELVDRQACFTHGLAVGQVVMMIHTGSRDVGFYVGRRWMDKAKALWPAGLKHPQSKIFALFGEMADEYLLAMHSAAHYADANRALIAEMVRQRTRQVFGAGIEAPLIVDVPHNIVLREEAGNVHRKGATPAYAGQPLLIPGSMGHDSYLLTGLGNERWMRSASHGAGRSMSRGDVIVRAKRDKAFLGLQGVECITTKEERMIEEAPGAYKEIGQVIRSQVEEETVSVIARFSPVLTFKA, encoded by the coding sequence ATGACCCAAGTACCGCTCAAGAGAATTCAGCACAAGCTCGCCCGTTCCGGGGTGGCCATCGAACGCCTGAATTCCAATTCCCTTTCCATTTCCTCGATCAATGACGCCGGGCTCAAGGCAGATCTGCTCCTGCCTGAAGGTTTTGCCATCGAGGAGAAAGCCATTCTCCAACTGATGGATTTCGCCAGGGTCGCCCATCCCCATGGCGGCGAGGTCAAGTGCGCGTGTGCCACGCCGGACTTCCACACCGGCAGCTCCATTCCGGTAGGCAGCGTGATCGTCACCAGTCATGACCTGGTGGTGCCCCAGGCCATCGGCACCGATATCAACTGTGGCATGCGCCTGCACAAGCTGGGCCTGGACTATGAGCAGTTCATGGCGCAGAAGGCCAAGTGGACTGCCCTGGTGCGCGGTGACCTGCTGGAGGGTACACGCAATATTCCCACCAGCCCGTTGGCCATGAGCGCGTTATTCGAGGCAGGCCTGGGGGACTTCTGGACCCAGGTCCGGCAACAGGCCCCGGAAGGCTTGTTTGCCGGGGCGGATTTCGCCCAGTTGCAGCGTGAGCTGGCCGGCTTGCATGAGTCGTCCTTTGCCCGTGGCCGCGCCGCCTATGGCCCGGAAGCCTTGCAGGACCGTTCGCGGCAGGTCTTGCGAGACCCGGGCCTGGGGTCCTTGGGCGGAGGCAATCACTTCGTCGAGATCCAGGTGGTCACCGAGCTGGTGGATCGCCAGGCCTGCTTTACCCATGGGCTGGCGGTGGGGCAGGTGGTGATGATGATCCACACCGGTTCCCGGGACGTGGGTTTTTATGTCGGCCGACGCTGGATGGACAAGGCCAAGGCGTTGTGGCCGGCGGGGCTGAAGCACCCGCAGTCGAAGATCTTCGCGCTGTTCGGCGAGATGGCCGATGAGTACCTGCTGGCGATGCACAGCGCTGCGCATTACGCCGATGCCAACCGGGCGCTGATTGCCGAGATGGTGCGCCAGCGCACGCGGCAGGTGTTCGGCGCGGGAATCGAGGCACCGCTGATCGTCGATGTGCCGCACAACATCGTGTTGCGTGAAGAGGCGGGCAACGTGCACCGCAAGGGCGCGACCCCGGCTTATGCCGGTCAGCCGCTGCTGATCCCCGGGAGCATGGGACATGACTCCTATCTGCTCACCGGCCTGGGCAATGAGCGCTGGATGCGTTCGGCCAGCCATGGTGCCGGGCGTTCGATGTCGCGCGGGGATGTGATCGTGCGGGCCAAGCGGGACAAGGCATTCCTGGGGTTGCAGGGGGTGGAGTGCATCACCACCAAGGAGGAGCGGATGATCGAGGAGGCGCCGGGGGCGTACAAGGAGATCGGGCAGGTGATTCGTTCCCAGGTGGAGGAGGAGACGGTGTCGGTGATTGCACGGTTTTCGCCGGTTCTGACGTTCAAGGCGTGA
- a CDS encoding acetoacetate--CoA ligase, with translation MSDILWQPSAERIGKTRIDAFRRLINQRHGLDISDYPSLHQWSIDQREDFWQAIVDFFEVSFHHSAECVLREGPQMPSAQWFPGATLNFAEHLLKRRDNDVAVVAINEDGQREQLTWAELAAQVAGLQASLRAIGVGLGDRVAACMPNTWQTLVGMLATTSLGAVWSSCSPDFGTQGVIDRFGQIEPKVLITCAGYRYAGKDVDQRNKINEILERLPSLEQLLIVPGTRPQARAEDYRTPARVSLWQDFYQSGGKPEFIAVPFAHPLYILYSSGTTGVPKCIIHGTGGVLLQHLKEHGLHADLGPGQRLFYYTTCGWMMWNWLVSTLATGASLVLYDGSPFHPHNERLIDLIDSEAINAFGTSPKYLAALEKAGSQPRLSHHLDSLKTLLCTGSPLSPQSYDYVYRDIKADLCLASMSGGTDIVACFVAGNPVQPVRRGEMQGKGLGMAIEVWNDQGQPVIGEKGELVCTRHFPSIPVGLWNDPDQRRLRDSYFKLFPGAWAQGDYAEQLAEGGWLIHGRSDAVLNPGGVRIGTAEIYRQVEKLEQVLESLAIGQSWEHDVRVVLFVRLQDGVQLDEALQERIRQVIRSNTTPRHVPARILAVTDIPRTISGKIVELAVRNVVHGLPVKNTDALANPEALEQFRGREELRS, from the coding sequence ATGTCCGACATACTCTGGCAACCCAGCGCCGAGCGCATTGGCAAGACGCGCATCGACGCCTTTCGCCGCTTGATCAATCAGCGGCACGGCCTGGATATCAGCGACTACCCCAGTCTGCACCAGTGGAGCATCGACCAGCGCGAAGACTTCTGGCAGGCGATCGTCGATTTCTTCGAAGTCAGTTTCCACCACAGCGCCGAGTGCGTGCTGCGCGAAGGCCCGCAGATGCCCAGTGCCCAGTGGTTTCCCGGGGCTACCCTGAACTTCGCCGAACACCTGCTCAAGCGCCGCGACAACGACGTGGCAGTGGTGGCGATCAACGAAGACGGCCAGCGCGAACAGCTGACCTGGGCCGAACTGGCGGCCCAGGTCGCCGGCCTGCAAGCCAGCCTGCGGGCCATCGGGGTCGGCCTCGGCGACCGGGTGGCGGCCTGCATGCCCAATACCTGGCAGACCCTGGTGGGCATGCTCGCCACCACCAGCCTGGGCGCCGTGTGGTCCAGTTGCTCGCCGGACTTCGGCACCCAGGGCGTGATCGACCGCTTTGGCCAGATCGAGCCCAAGGTGCTGATCACCTGTGCCGGCTACCGCTACGCGGGCAAGGATGTGGACCAGCGCAACAAGATCAATGAGATCCTCGAGCGCCTGCCATCCCTGGAACAACTGCTGATCGTGCCCGGCACCCGGCCCCAGGCCCGTGCCGAGGACTACCGGACCCCAGCCCGGGTCAGCCTCTGGCAGGACTTCTACCAGAGTGGCGGCAAGCCCGAGTTCATTGCGGTGCCCTTCGCCCATCCGCTGTACATCCTCTACTCCAGCGGCACCACCGGGGTGCCCAAGTGCATCATCCACGGCACCGGCGGGGTGCTGTTGCAGCACCTCAAGGAACATGGCCTGCACGCCGACCTCGGCCCCGGCCAGCGGTTGTTCTACTACACCACCTGCGGCTGGATGATGTGGAACTGGCTGGTCTCGACCCTGGCCACCGGTGCCAGCCTGGTGCTCTACGACGGCTCTCCTTTCCACCCGCATAACGAGCGCCTGATCGACCTGATCGACAGCGAGGCGATCAACGCCTTCGGCACCAGCCCCAAATACCTCGCCGCCCTGGAGAAAGCCGGTAGCCAGCCGCGCCTGAGCCACCACCTGGACAGCCTCAAGACCCTGCTGTGCACCGGCTCGCCGCTGTCCCCCCAGAGCTACGACTACGTGTACCGGGACATCAAGGCCGACCTGTGCCTGGCCTCGATGTCCGGCGGCACCGATATTGTCGCCTGCTTCGTCGCCGGCAACCCGGTGCAGCCGGTACGCCGGGGCGAAATGCAGGGCAAGGGCCTGGGCATGGCCATCGAGGTGTGGAACGACCAGGGCCAGCCGGTGATTGGCGAGAAAGGCGAACTGGTCTGCACCCGGCACTTCCCGAGCATCCCGGTCGGCCTGTGGAACGACCCGGACCAGCGCCGGTTGCGAGATTCCTACTTCAAGCTGTTCCCCGGGGCCTGGGCCCAGGGCGATTACGCCGAACAGCTGGCCGAAGGCGGCTGGCTGATCCATGGCCGCTCGGACGCGGTACTCAACCCCGGCGGCGTGCGCATCGGTACTGCGGAGATCTACCGCCAGGTGGAGAAGCTGGAGCAAGTGCTGGAGAGCCTGGCCATCGGCCAGAGCTGGGAGCATGACGTGCGCGTGGTGCTGTTCGTCCGCCTGCAGGATGGCGTGCAACTTGACGAGGCCCTGCAGGAACGGATCCGGCAGGTGATCCGCAGCAACACCACGCCCCGCCATGTGCCGGCCAGGATCCTTGCGGTAACCGACATTCCACGAACCATCAGCGGCAAGATCGTCGAGCTGGCAGTGCGCAACGTGGTCCACGGCCTGCCGGTGAAGAACACCGACGCCCTGGCCAACCCCGAGGCCCTGGAGCAGTTCCGCGGCCGCGAGGAACTGCGCAGCTGA
- a CDS encoding RidA family protein, whose translation MSITRYGTGSTAGGGQPRPFARAVEADGWLHVSGQVPALEGEIVHGGIVEQTHQTLRNLVAILEEAGYGLEDVVRVGVWLDDPRDFWSFNKVFGEYFKPEHAPARACVQASMMVDCKVEIDCVAYKKKT comes from the coding sequence ATGAGCATCACCCGTTACGGCACCGGCAGCACCGCAGGCGGTGGCCAGCCGCGTCCTTTCGCCCGCGCCGTGGAGGCCGATGGCTGGTTGCATGTGTCCGGCCAGGTGCCGGCGCTGGAAGGCGAGATCGTCCATGGCGGGATCGTCGAGCAGACGCACCAGACCCTGCGCAACCTGGTGGCGATTCTCGAGGAGGCCGGTTATGGCCTGGAGGACGTGGTGCGGGTTGGCGTGTGGCTGGACGATCCACGGGATTTCTGGAGTTTCAACAAGGTCTTCGGCGAGTACTTCAAGCCCGAGCATGCGCCGGCCCGGGCCTGTGTGCAGGCCAGCATGATGGTGGACTGCAAGGTCGAGATCGATTGCGTGGCTTACAAGAAGAAGACGTGA
- a CDS encoding IclR family transcriptional regulator, with translation MTEDNIKRRARGLDRAFDILDFLKEVGQPLRPNDIAKGVGSPKSTVYELVESLLERRILEPVGHDGHVYLGRQLYFLGQAHLRHFDLSREADQALQGIVGQTGETAQMCLLNGRKYTVALMKEGERHFRISSNIGENAPIPWTASGRLLLGHLSDEQIVELIDEDDFILPDGERLPLEVFLKEIRQASEDGFFSFDSVADTFTHCFAAPVRDEHGVCVCTLCIVAPRADAQANYRHYRQVLLDSANRLARRIND, from the coding sequence ATGACTGAAGACAACATCAAGCGGCGGGCCAGGGGCCTGGACCGGGCGTTCGATATCCTCGACTTCCTCAAGGAGGTCGGCCAGCCGCTGCGCCCCAACGATATCGCCAAGGGCGTGGGCAGCCCCAAGTCCACGGTCTACGAGCTGGTGGAGTCACTGCTGGAGCGGCGTATCCTGGAGCCGGTGGGGCACGACGGGCATGTGTACCTCGGGCGCCAGCTGTACTTTCTGGGGCAGGCGCACTTGCGGCATTTCGACCTGAGCCGCGAGGCCGACCAGGCCCTGCAGGGCATCGTCGGCCAGACCGGCGAGACCGCGCAGATGTGCCTGCTCAACGGACGCAAGTACACGGTGGCGCTGATGAAGGAGGGCGAACGGCATTTTCGCATTTCCTCGAATATCGGCGAGAACGCGCCCATCCCCTGGACCGCGTCCGGGCGCTTGCTGCTGGGGCACTTGAGCGATGAGCAGATCGTCGAGCTGATCGACGAGGACGATTTCATCCTGCCCGACGGTGAACGCCTGCCGCTGGAGGTTTTCCTCAAGGAAATCCGCCAGGCCAGCGAGGACGGGTTCTTTTCCTTCGACAGCGTCGCCGACACCTTCACCCATTGTTTTGCCGCGCCGGTGCGCGACGAGCACGGGGTGTGCGTCTGTACCCTGTGCATCGTCGCACCCCGGGCCGATGCCCAAGCCAACTACCGCCATTACCGCCAGGTGCTGCTCGACAGCGCCAATCGCCTGGCCCGGCGGATCAACGACTAA
- a CDS encoding peptidylprolyl isomerase: MKAQARHILVKTAEEAEQLKQRIAKGEAFDVLAKKYSTCPSGKRGGDLGEVRPGQMVGAIDQVIFKKPLRTVHGPIKSKFGYHLVQVFFRD, translated from the coding sequence ATGAAAGCCCAAGCCCGTCACATCCTGGTGAAAACCGCCGAAGAAGCCGAACAGCTCAAGCAGCGCATCGCCAAGGGCGAAGCCTTCGACGTGCTGGCCAAGAAATACTCCACCTGCCCGTCCGGCAAGCGCGGCGGCGACCTGGGTGAAGTGCGCCCGGGGCAGATGGTCGGCGCCATCGACCAGGTGATTTTCAAGAAACCCCTGCGCACCGTGCACGGCCCGATCAAGAGCAAGTTCGGCTACCACCTGGTGCAAGTATTCTTCCGCGACTGA